A region from the Candidatus Hydrogenedentota bacterium genome encodes:
- a CDS encoding DUF5011 domain-containing protein, which yields DLSDQIVIAHEIKTNVPGEYRVTYNVKDSTGQAAPEKIRTVIVSGDFELYVNNFVSRTSEGIYISYLDCNREYDDPGAYAQDACDGDLTYAIQSEGTADIRSGEVGRSFDILYKVRNSRGNELKATRRVIVRDIFEPAVSLLNAGAANVTLLPDEKEDPDWWVVAYANYNNVYPKGHPKRYFDLPPNWRIEDYSGGTNSDFTPQAWSCNKPNYEDPGALAMDECEGSIDPVKILSILIYWDKRTSKWYFEWLGFLNDPSNLPPPLVNVRPYRMFYLCADSKRNAPWSSWPAGFSSVRTRQIMPLYTVSIRTTDGSDISEKQISCNEIFDPYANVIAISACEGDISSKMTVTYSGVDFTKPLSPGSYRIRYDAQDAYGTMGRVDRTINVIDGGRPVITILDAEGNPSAIPKMTIPWCMLRDQLDEDPNWWKESPHLFESNWFIFRPGVGWRVRDNCADESVLTNQTQISKQTELRRALEMLPSVREQSTPEYPIDPARWLRLYTLIHNVSDGSGENSAQALPAYRIIEVVETVPVIELVDGLSETMTLECGVKNSKLYQLLNKPGTPEELLRSLVSVKDKSKLPNVPECKCDELDDEFLDISGHLELSDLSNPGVYTVVYNAMNALGKTVEEPLVFTVTVADTRAPVMTIIPKDDVIIDPSLQWKVGEPFDYTTQVNITAHDACDGELTPVLRDTHKMNFDSPAQGQYSLVFEATDQAGNTQTVILIVSVEAEFINRFPTIKLLGAEGVVLECHGVYVDAGARAEDEVDGDLTASIRTTGYVNTRSPGKYTLSYTVTNSLGNTETVERVVTVEDTDAPIITLRGPTRMTLFLNQSFIEPGAIAEDVCDGTVNVLVQGVVNTAVAGEYQLTYTAVDRAGNEAFPLKRVITVLKQSKDSAEEGEGDNRREGEGREGEGGREGEGTPPVIEDLGPCNNAFGCFNCVRQGPTGPTCPKSMERFLGDFLILGLGMMSLLAFNRLR from the coding sequence ACCTATGCTATTCAATCCGAAGGAACAGCCGATATACGATCCGGCGAAGTAGGGCGAAGTTTTGACATCCTTTATAAAGTGCGCAACTCACGTGGTAATGAATTAAAGGCAACACGCCGCGTTATTGTCCGCGACATATTCGAACCGGCGGTCTCTTTATTAAATGCCGGCGCGGCCAACGTCACGCTGCTTCCCGATGAAAAAGAAGATCCGGATTGGTGGGTAGTCGCCTACGCTAACTATAATAACGTTTATCCAAAGGGGCATCCGAAGCGGTATTTTGACCTGCCTCCTAACTGGCGAATAGAAGATTATTCCGGTGGAACAAATTCAGACTTCACGCCGCAGGCATGGAGCTGCAACAAACCCAATTATGAAGATCCCGGTGCGTTGGCCATGGATGAGTGTGAAGGTTCTATTGATCCGGTCAAAATTTTATCCATACTGATTTATTGGGATAAACGTACAAGCAAATGGTATTTTGAATGGCTGGGATTTTTGAATGATCCTTCCAATCTTCCGCCCCCATTGGTAAATGTTAGACCCTATCGCATGTTTTATCTCTGTGCTGACTCAAAACGCAATGCCCCGTGGTCGTCGTGGCCGGCAGGTTTTTCATCTGTTCGCACGCGTCAAATTATGCCCCTTTACACTGTCAGTATCAGAACCACCGATGGTTCTGATATCTCAGAAAAACAAATCAGCTGCAATGAAATCTTTGATCCCTATGCGAATGTTATTGCCATAAGTGCCTGTGAAGGAGATATTTCTTCCAAAATGACCGTAACCTACAGCGGTGTTGATTTTACGAAACCTTTGAGTCCGGGCAGTTATCGAATCCGTTATGATGCACAAGACGCCTACGGCACAATGGGACGCGTAGATCGCACCATTAATGTTATTGATGGCGGCCGCCCCGTAATTACAATTTTGGATGCAGAGGGGAATCCCAGCGCAATCCCAAAAATGACGATTCCGTGGTGTATGTTAAGAGATCAGTTGGATGAGGATCCCAATTGGTGGAAAGAATCGCCCCATTTATTTGAATCTAACTGGTTCATCTTCCGACCCGGCGTAGGTTGGCGTGTCAGAGACAATTGTGCCGATGAAAGTGTACTGACAAACCAGACGCAAATATCAAAACAAACTGAACTGCGCAGGGCTCTGGAAATGCTGCCTTCCGTTCGCGAACAGAGCACCCCTGAGTATCCCATTGATCCAGCCCGCTGGCTTCGTCTTTACACCCTCATTCATAATGTTAGTGACGGCTCCGGCGAAAACTCTGCTCAAGCACTCCCCGCCTATCGCATTATCGAGGTAGTCGAAACGGTGCCCGTTATAGAACTCGTTGACGGATTAAGCGAAACCATGACGCTTGAATGCGGCGTTAAAAATTCCAAACTTTATCAATTGCTTAACAAACCGGGGACACCTGAAGAACTGTTACGGTCCTTGGTCAGTGTTAAAGATAAATCTAAGTTGCCCAATGTTCCCGAATGCAAATGTGATGAGCTCGATGACGAATTCCTCGACATTTCCGGACATTTGGAACTGAGCGACCTGTCTAACCCCGGCGTGTACACTGTCGTCTATAATGCCATGAATGCGTTGGGTAAAACTGTGGAAGAGCCGCTTGTGTTTACGGTCACGGTGGCAGATACCAGAGCGCCTGTAATGACGATTATTCCAAAAGACGATGTGATCATTGATCCTTCGCTGCAATGGAAAGTGGGTGAGCCTTTCGATTACACCACACAAGTCAACATTACCGCTCATGACGCCTGCGACGGTGAATTGACTCCCGTACTGCGTGACACCCATAAAATGAATTTTGACAGTCCGGCACAAGGTCAATATAGCCTCGTTTTCGAGGCAACTGATCAAGCGGGCAATACCCAAACAGTCATCTTGATTGTCAGTGTTGAAGCTGAATTCATCAACCGCTTCCCGACTATCAAACTTTTGGGCGCAGAAGGCGTTGTCCTTGAATGCCATGGGGTTTATGTGGATGCCGGCGCACGTGCAGAAGACGAAGTTGACGGTGATCTCACCGCCTCCATTCGCACTACCGGATACGTGAACACGAGATCGCCCGGAAAATACACCCTTTCCTATACTGTTACGAACAGCCTCGGCAATACCGAAACCGTGGAACGGGTCGTAACCGTAGAAGATACCGATGCCCCGATTATTACGCTTCGCGGACCGACGCGCATGACGCTGTTCTTAAATCAGAGTTTCATAGAGCCCGGCGCCATTGCCGAAGACGTATGTGACGGAACGGTCAATGTCTTGGTACAAGGCGTTGTCAATACAGCGGTTGCCGGCGAATACCAATTGACCTATACGGCTGTTGACCGTGCGGGCAATGAAGCCTTCCCGCTCAAACGGGTGATTACCGTGCTGAAGCAGTCAAAAGATTCTGCTGAAGAAGGCGAAGGCGATAATCGCCGTGAAGGGGAAGGCAGAGAAGGCGAAGGCGGTCGTGAAGGGGAAGGGACACCGCCCGTTATAGAAGATCTCGGTCCATGCAACAACGCCTTTGGATGCTTTAACTGTGTGCGGCAAGGGCCAACCGGTCCCACGTGCCCGAAATCGATGGAACGTTTCCTGGGAGATTTCCTGATCCTTGGACTTGGGATGATGAGCCTCTTGGCCTTCAATCGGCTGCGCTAA